The window ATGGGCGGCATGCACGCGCTGGAGTGGGCCGTCTCGCACCCCGAACGGGTGGAACGGATGGCGGTGCTCTCGGCCCCGCCCGTGACCACCGCCGACCAGGTGGCGCTCAACTCGGTGCAGCTCGAGGCGATCCGCATCGATCCGCGGTTCCAGGGCGGGGAGTACTACGACGCCGGCGACGGCGACGGACCGCACCGCGGGCTCGCCCTCGCGCGTCGGATGGCGCTTCTGAACTACCGTTCGCCGACCGAGCTCAATTCGCGCTTCCAGCGCTCGTGGCAGTCCGGTGTCAGCCCGCTCGGCCACGGCGGACGCTTCGCGGTGGAGAGCTACCTCGACTTCCACGGCAACAAGTTCACGCGCCGCTTCGACGCGAACAGCTACCTAACCCTCGTCGAGGCGATGAATTCGCACGACATCGGTCGCGACCGCGGCGGGGTCGAGAGCGCGCTGGAGCGGGTGACGGCACGCGCACTGGTGCTCGGTATCGACAGCGACCGCCTCTTCCCGGTCGACGGACAGCACCGCATCGCCCGGGGGCTGCGCCACAACATCGACGGCGACCGCGCTGTGGAGCTCGTCAGCGACTTCGGCCACGACGGATTCCTCATCGAGACCGCGCGGGTCGGGCACCACCTCGCGCGGCTGCTCTCCGTCTAGGCGCGCAGGTAGCGCCAGGGAAGGCGCCCGATCTCCAGTCGATGGCGGCGATCGCCGGGCCCCGGCGCGGCGAATTCTGCATCCTCGGCCCAGAGCAGGATCGGTCCGTCGGGTCCGCGGCGCGCCACCGTGTCGAATCGCCGCACCCCGGCCATCCGGGCGTGCTCGATCGCCTCGCGCACACCCGCAGCCCCCACCAGCCCGTGAAGGGTCACCCACGTCGGCGGGTACAGCACGAGGTCGCCGCGACCGTGGGCGGCGAGGGCCTCGACGAGCCGGAGCCACCGGGCGCGCTCGACCTCGCCCGCAGCGAGGACGAGATCCTCCGCGTCGCCCGTGCGCAAAGCCCCTGCGAGGAAGAACCAGGTGCGGATCCGCAGCGGCAGGCCCGGGGGCGGCTCCCACCGCGACAGCGTCACGAGCGTCTCCTCCGTCAGGTCGAGACCGATCTCCTCCCGCGTCTCGCGCACGGCGGCCCGTCGGGCGGTCGCCTGCTCGTCGCCGGGCTCGCCACCGGCCGCGTCGACCGGCTCGACCATCCCCCCGGGGAAGACCCAGGCGCCCGCGAACGACCCCCGCGGGGGCCGCTCCAGCAGCAGCGCCTCGACCCCCGACGCCGTGTCGCGGAGCAGC of the Microbacterium invictum genome contains:
- the metX gene encoding homoserine O-acetyltransferase MetX — protein: MDWQTSEDTVPSAPVTEADARLLLGRPPVTGAWRDGDPAGARQFAAFGAFRTEGGRELPGIRIAFETWGELNPARDNAVLILHALTGDSHVTGEAGPGHPTDGWWDDIVGPGAPVDTDRWYVVAPNMLGGCQGSTGPASVAPDGYEWASRFPYLTIRDQVAAQVRLADALGVDSWAAVIGGSMGGMHALEWAVSHPERVERMAVLSAPPVTTADQVALNSVQLEAIRIDPRFQGGEYYDAGDGDGPHRGLALARRMALLNYRSPTELNSRFQRSWQSGVSPLGHGGRFAVESYLDFHGNKFTRRFDANSYLTLVEAMNSHDIGRDRGGVESALERVTARALVLGIDSDRLFPVDGQHRIARGLRHNIDGDRAVELVSDFGHDGFLIETARVGHHLARLLSV
- a CDS encoding NUDIX domain-containing protein, which encodes MTRSAEEPGAPSAADRLARVLADAAGESRPRAEDDGDDPGVPVAGTAVLLRDTASGVEALLLERPPRGSFAGAWVFPGGMVEPVDAAGGEPGDEQATARRAAVRETREEIGLDLTEETLVTLSRWEPPPGLPLRIRTWFFLAGALRTGDAEDLVLAAGEVERARWLRLVEALAAHGRGDLVLYPPTWVTLHGLVGAAGVREAIEHARMAGVRRFDTVARRGPDGPILLWAEDAEFAAPGPGDRRHRLEIGRLPWRYLRA